Proteins co-encoded in one Streptomyces sp. NBC_01283 genomic window:
- a CDS encoding carbohydrate ABC transporter permease yields MTTDTRVDSSPPPKKTTERTPGGKPANRLLFLLAVLLPPRFTPESVRYDRRYRTLDKYRFIAGFLALPLAFYALFVISPFVQAIYYSFTDWSGGPVANFIGFDNFTKMWNDERFWDSLQVSVTLAVVAPVVTLVLGMFFAYMITSGGRHRKGQAIAGVAGSSFYKVVYFFPQVLSVAIIAVVWGRVFNTNSGLINGGLDKVGIAGPAWLGGDRSLALIAVLVVLSWSFVGFYVVLFSAAMGAIPKDIYEAALLDGAGRGRTFFSVTLPLIWDTVRTGWIYMGIQALDSFAIVLVMVPEHVLKVTPVFLYERFRDGQYGYATSIGVVLLVLSMAFSLIVMRIGNRDRIEY; encoded by the coding sequence ATGACGACGGACACCCGGGTGGACAGTTCCCCACCCCCGAAGAAGACGACGGAACGGACGCCCGGCGGCAAACCGGCGAACCGGCTGTTGTTCCTCCTGGCGGTCCTGCTGCCGCCCCGCTTCACCCCGGAGAGCGTGCGCTACGACCGGCGCTACCGGACGCTGGACAAGTACCGGTTCATCGCGGGCTTCCTCGCGCTGCCGCTCGCGTTCTACGCCCTGTTCGTCATCTCACCCTTCGTCCAGGCGATCTACTACTCGTTCACCGACTGGTCGGGCGGGCCGGTGGCGAACTTCATCGGGTTCGACAACTTCACGAAGATGTGGAACGACGAGCGCTTCTGGGACTCCTTGCAGGTGAGCGTCACCCTGGCGGTCGTCGCCCCGGTGGTCACGCTCGTGCTCGGCATGTTCTTCGCGTACATGATCACGTCGGGCGGACGGCACCGTAAGGGCCAGGCCATCGCCGGCGTCGCGGGCTCGTCGTTCTACAAGGTCGTCTACTTCTTCCCCCAGGTCCTGTCCGTCGCGATCATCGCCGTCGTCTGGGGCCGCGTCTTCAACACCAACAGCGGCCTGATCAACGGCGGGCTCGACAAGGTGGGCATCGCGGGCCCGGCCTGGCTGGGCGGTGACCGCTCGCTCGCCCTCATCGCGGTGCTCGTCGTGCTCTCCTGGAGCTTCGTCGGCTTCTACGTGGTCCTGTTCTCCGCCGCGATGGGCGCGATCCCCAAGGACATCTACGAGGCCGCGCTGCTCGACGGCGCGGGCCGGGGGCGGACCTTCTTCAGCGTGACGCTCCCGCTGATCTGGGACACCGTGCGGACCGGCTGGATCTACATGGGCATCCAGGCCCTCGACTCGTTCGCGATCGTGCTGGTCATGGTGCCCGAGCACGTCCTGAAGGTGACCCCGGTCTTCCTCTACGAACGATTCCGTGACGGTCAATACGGCTATGCCACGTCCATCGGTGTCGTCCTCCTCGTCCTCAGCATGGCGTTCTCGCTGATCGTCATGAGGATCGGGAATCGCGACCGGATCGAATACTGA
- the ngcE gene encoding N-acetylglucosamine/diacetylchitobiose ABC transporter substrate-binding protein: protein MGSTSINRRDVMKRAAATSLLAVPAMGVLSSCASGGGDENKAEKGEKSKKNPLGVKTDAGLGVYIFNGGYGDKYAQFVTDMYKEKYPKSDASQKATTKIATQLQPKIVRGKPTADVVNNSGADQMNIGKLVHNKQVADLSELLSAPSWDDPSVTVRETLVPVVEQMGTFGSKEVYQLNIALTVYGNWYSKKLLEQGLDTEYPKTWDEMLAVCKKAKAKGIHGWSYPGGHPRYVFFSMYAMFAQRGGRDVTDAMDYLEPDAWKNDAVKDVFEAWEELVAKKYVLTGFDGTEAHTEMQTAWTKGGKCVFVPNGSWVENEAKDTTPKDFEMTVGATPSLDSGDKLPFGTLYAPAGEPFIVPAKAQNVQGGMEWLRMMYSKEAALNLFKDVGSMPVVKGAIDGEKLPSGTASAQAAIKAAGSNIVIPKFFDWYNELFREDFNNMIAKFMLGQIGTKQAMETMQKASDRIKNDPDITKIKKS, encoded by the coding sequence ATGGGATCCACCAGCATCAACCGTCGTGACGTGATGAAGAGGGCGGCGGCCACCAGCCTTCTCGCGGTGCCGGCCATGGGCGTCCTGAGCTCCTGCGCGAGCGGGGGCGGGGACGAGAACAAGGCGGAGAAGGGCGAGAAGTCCAAGAAGAATCCGCTCGGCGTGAAGACGGACGCCGGTCTCGGGGTCTACATCTTCAACGGTGGATACGGCGACAAGTACGCCCAGTTCGTCACCGACATGTACAAGGAGAAGTACCCCAAGTCGGACGCGAGCCAGAAGGCCACGACGAAGATCGCCACGCAGCTCCAGCCGAAGATCGTCCGCGGCAAGCCGACGGCCGACGTGGTCAACAACTCCGGCGCCGACCAGATGAACATCGGCAAGCTGGTGCACAACAAGCAGGTCGCCGACCTCAGCGAGCTGCTGAGCGCCCCCTCCTGGGACGACCCGAGCGTGACGGTGCGCGAGACCCTCGTACCGGTGGTCGAGCAGATGGGCACCTTCGGCAGCAAGGAGGTCTACCAGCTCAACATCGCCCTGACGGTGTACGGCAACTGGTACTCCAAGAAGCTGCTCGAGCAGGGCCTCGACACCGAGTACCCCAAGACCTGGGACGAGATGCTCGCGGTCTGCAAGAAGGCCAAGGCCAAGGGCATCCACGGCTGGAGCTACCCGGGCGGCCACCCCCGCTACGTGTTCTTCAGCATGTACGCGATGTTCGCCCAGCGCGGCGGGCGCGACGTCACCGACGCCATGGACTACCTGGAGCCGGACGCCTGGAAGAACGACGCGGTCAAGGACGTCTTCGAGGCGTGGGAGGAGCTCGTCGCCAAGAAGTACGTGCTGACCGGCTTCGACGGCACCGAGGCGCACACGGAGATGCAGACCGCCTGGACCAAGGGCGGCAAGTGCGTCTTCGTGCCCAACGGCTCCTGGGTGGAGAACGAGGCCAAGGACACCACGCCGAAGGACTTCGAGATGACGGTGGGGGCGACCCCCTCCCTCGACTCCGGCGACAAGCTGCCCTTCGGCACGCTCTACGCCCCCGCCGGTGAGCCGTTCATCGTCCCCGCCAAGGCCCAGAACGTGCAGGGCGGCATGGAATGGCTGCGGATGATGTACAGCAAGGAAGCCGCCCTGAACCTGTTCAAGGACGTCGGCTCGATGCCCGTGGTCAAGGGCGCCATCGACGGCGAGAAGCTCCCGTCCGGCACGGCGAGCGCACAGGCCGCCATCAAGGCCGCCGGGTCCAACATCGTCATCCCGAAGTTCTTCGACTGGTACAACGAGCTGTTCCGCGAGGACTTCAACAACATGATCGCCAAGTTCATGCTGGGCCAGATCGGCACCAAGCAGGCGATGGAGACCATGCAGAAGGCGTCGGACCGGATCAAGAACGACCCCGACATCACCAAGATCAAGAAGTCCTGA
- a CDS encoding GH92 family glycosyl hydrolase has product MPHRSRRPRFRHHRSAAVLGAAAFTLVATAQGAAVAKPEEPPKAAKEFVSSFEEGDAQPDWLNTVETGPDGKKRTSGVNGAFSSGIPGSVNDHVTEVRASGENSGSGEVKENLVDGEPTSKWLTFAPTGWVEFDLDEPAKAITYALTSANDHDERDPEDWTLQGSTDGKDWKVLDTRKGETFDKRHQTRKYDFENGTAYAHYRLEVTANNGASDALQLSDVQLSVGGSETPVPEDVLSLVDRGPSGSPTAKSGAGFTGKRALRYAGTHKVDGRGYSYNKVFDVNVSVRRDTELSYRIFPSMAEGDLDYDATNVSVDLAFTDGTYLSDLKATDQNGFPLTPRGQGAAKGLYVNQWNNVAARIGQVAGGKTVDRVLVAYDSPKGPAKFRGWVDDVSLKEKAPAKPKAHPSDYADTTRGTHSSGGFSRGNTFPATAVPHGFNFWTPVTNAGSLSWLYDYARGNNADNLPTIQAFSASHEPSPWMGDRQTFQMMPSVDKDTPSASRTKRALPFRHEKETARPHYYGVTFENGLKAEMAPTDHAAMMKFTYPGDDASVIFDNVSEKGGLTLDKESGVVSGFSDVKSGLSAGASRLFVYGTFDAPVTAGGKLDGGGGGDVTGYLRFKAGKDRTVNLRLATSLISLDQAKANLNREIPSGTSFDRVQNRAQRSWDDILGKVEVQGASEGQRTSLYSSLYRLYLYPNSGFEKVTSAGGKSKYQYASPFSPQTGPDTPTHTGAKIVDGKPYVNNGFWDTYRTTWPAYSLLTPKKAGELVDGFVQQYKDGGWTSRWSSPGYADLMTGTSSDVAFADAYVKGVDFDAKDAYDAALKNATVVPPSSGVGRKGMETSPFLGYTPSETHEGLSWALEGYLNDYGISRMGQALYKKTGEKHYKEESDYFLNRARDYVKLFDDKAGFFQGKSEKGEWRVPSDKFDPRVWGYDYTETNAWGYAFTAPQDSRGLANLYGGRKGLGDKLDTYFATPETGSAEFAGSYGGVIHEMTEARDVRMGMYGHSNQVAHHVAYMYDAAGQPSKTQEKVREVLSRLYTGSEIGQGYHGDEDNGEQSAWYLFSSLGFYPLVMGSGEYAIGSPQFTKMTVHMDGGRDLVVKAPKNSAKNIYVQGLKVNGKKWTSTALPHKEIARGGVLEFDMGPEPSSWGTGKNAQPASVTQDDEVPSPRGDALKGDGALFDNSSKTEATSEAAVDLPVGKETKAVQYTLTSATDKAKAPRGWVLQGSADGEKWKDLDKRSGESFAWDKQTRVFTVDDPGEYEHYRLVLDGSATLAEVELLS; this is encoded by the coding sequence ATGCCGCACAGATCACGCAGACCTCGCTTCAGACACCATCGTTCGGCCGCGGTCCTCGGAGCGGCCGCGTTCACGCTCGTCGCGACAGCCCAGGGGGCCGCCGTCGCCAAACCGGAGGAACCGCCCAAAGCCGCCAAGGAGTTCGTCTCCTCGTTCGAGGAGGGCGACGCCCAGCCCGACTGGCTGAACACCGTGGAGACCGGCCCCGACGGGAAGAAGCGGACCTCCGGGGTCAACGGCGCGTTCAGTTCGGGGATCCCCGGGAGTGTGAACGACCACGTCACGGAGGTCCGCGCCAGCGGCGAGAACTCCGGCAGCGGCGAGGTCAAGGAGAACCTGGTCGACGGGGAGCCCACCAGCAAGTGGCTCACCTTCGCGCCCACCGGATGGGTGGAGTTCGACCTCGACGAGCCCGCCAAGGCCATCACATACGCGCTGACGTCGGCGAACGACCACGACGAGCGCGACCCCGAGGACTGGACGCTGCAGGGCTCCACGGACGGCAAGGACTGGAAGGTCCTCGACACCCGAAAGGGTGAAACGTTCGACAAGCGTCACCAGACCAGGAAGTACGACTTCGAGAACGGCACGGCGTACGCGCACTACCGCCTGGAGGTGACCGCCAACAACGGCGCGTCCGACGCCCTCCAGCTCTCCGACGTCCAGCTCTCCGTGGGCGGCAGCGAGACGCCCGTCCCCGAGGACGTGCTCTCCCTCGTGGACCGCGGCCCCAGCGGCTCCCCGACCGCGAAGTCGGGCGCCGGGTTCACCGGCAAGCGCGCGCTGCGCTACGCGGGCACCCACAAGGTGGACGGCCGCGGCTATTCGTACAACAAGGTCTTCGACGTGAATGTCTCGGTGCGGCGCGACACCGAGCTGTCGTACCGGATCTTCCCCTCCATGGCGGAGGGCGACCTCGACTACGACGCCACGAACGTGTCCGTGGACCTGGCGTTCACCGATGGCACCTATCTGAGTGACCTCAAGGCGACGGACCAGAACGGCTTCCCGTTGACGCCGCGGGGACAGGGCGCCGCCAAGGGCCTCTACGTCAACCAGTGGAACAACGTGGCCGCGCGGATCGGGCAGGTCGCGGGCGGCAAGACCGTCGACCGGGTGCTCGTCGCGTACGACTCCCCCAAGGGTCCCGCGAAGTTCCGGGGCTGGGTGGACGACGTCTCCCTGAAGGAGAAGGCCCCGGCGAAGCCGAAGGCCCACCCCTCGGACTACGCGGACACCACCCGCGGCACGCACTCCAGCGGCGGTTTCTCACGCGGCAACACCTTCCCCGCGACGGCCGTGCCGCACGGCTTCAACTTCTGGACTCCGGTGACCAACGCGGGCTCCCTGAGCTGGCTCTACGACTACGCGCGCGGCAACAACGCGGACAACCTGCCGACGATCCAGGCGTTCAGCGCGAGCCACGAGCCGAGCCCCTGGATGGGCGACCGGCAGACCTTCCAGATGATGCCCTCGGTCGACAAGGACACCCCGTCGGCGTCCCGCACCAAGCGCGCGCTGCCCTTCAGGCACGAGAAGGAGACGGCACGCCCGCACTACTACGGCGTGACGTTCGAGAACGGTCTGAAGGCCGAGATGGCCCCGACCGACCACGCGGCGATGATGAAGTTCACCTATCCCGGTGACGACGCGAGCGTCATCTTCGACAACGTCTCCGAGAAGGGCGGCCTCACCCTCGACAAGGAGAGCGGTGTGGTGAGCGGATTCTCGGACGTGAAGTCCGGACTTTCCGCCGGTGCCAGCCGCCTCTTCGTGTACGGGACCTTCGACGCGCCCGTCACCGCGGGCGGCAAGCTCGACGGCGGGGGCGGCGGTGACGTCACCGGCTATCTGCGCTTCAAGGCGGGCAAGGACCGCACGGTCAACCTGCGCCTCGCGACCTCGCTCATCAGCCTCGACCAGGCCAAGGCCAACCTGAACCGCGAGATCCCCTCCGGCACCTCCTTCGACCGCGTGCAGAACCGCGCGCAGCGGAGCTGGGACGACATCCTCGGCAAGGTCGAGGTCCAGGGCGCGAGCGAGGGTCAGCGGACCTCGCTCTACTCCTCCCTCTACCGTCTCTACCTCTACCCCAACTCGGGCTTCGAGAAGGTCACTTCGGCAGGCGGCAAGTCGAAGTACCAGTACGCCTCGCCCTTCTCGCCGCAGACGGGACCCGACACCCCGACCCACACCGGCGCGAAGATCGTCGACGGCAAGCCCTATGTGAACAACGGCTTCTGGGACACCTATCGCACGACCTGGCCCGCCTACTCGCTCCTCACGCCGAAGAAGGCGGGCGAGCTGGTCGACGGCTTCGTACAGCAGTACAAGGACGGCGGCTGGACGTCCCGTTGGTCGTCGCCCGGCTACGCGGACCTGATGACGGGCACCTCGTCGGACGTGGCGTTCGCCGACGCGTACGTCAAGGGCGTGGACTTCGACGCGAAGGACGCGTACGACGCGGCGCTGAAGAACGCGACCGTGGTGCCGCCGAGTTCGGGCGTCGGCCGCAAGGGCATGGAGACGTCGCCCTTCCTCGGCTACACCCCCAGCGAGACGCACGAGGGCCTGTCCTGGGCGCTTGAGGGCTACCTCAACGACTACGGCATCTCGCGCATGGGCCAGGCCCTCTACAAGAAGACGGGCGAGAAGCACTACAAGGAGGAGTCGGACTACTTCCTCAACCGCGCCCGCGACTACGTGAAGCTCTTCGACGACAAGGCCGGGTTCTTCCAGGGCAAGAGCGAGAAGGGCGAGTGGCGCGTCCCGTCCGACAAGTTCGACCCGCGCGTGTGGGGCTACGACTACACCGAGACGAACGCCTGGGGCTACGCCTTCACCGCCCCGCAGGACTCGCGCGGCCTGGCCAACCTCTACGGCGGCCGCAAGGGGCTCGGCGACAAGCTCGACACGTACTTCGCCACTCCGGAGACCGGGTCCGCAGAGTTCGCGGGTTCCTACGGGGGCGTCATCCACGAGATGACCGAGGCACGCGACGTACGCATGGGCATGTACGGGCACTCCAACCAGGTCGCCCACCACGTCGCCTACATGTACGACGCGGCAGGGCAGCCGTCCAAGACGCAGGAGAAGGTCCGCGAGGTCCTCTCCCGCCTCTACACCGGCAGCGAGATAGGGCAGGGCTACCACGGCGACGAGGACAACGGCGAGCAGTCGGCCTGGTACCTCTTCTCCTCGCTCGGCTTCTATCCGCTGGTCATGGGCAGCGGCGAGTACGCGATCGGGTCGCCCCAGTTCACCAAGATGACGGTGCACATGGACGGCGGTCGCGACCTGGTCGTCAAGGCGCCGAAGAACAGCGCGAAGAACATCTACGTCCAGGGCCTGAAGGTCAACGGCAAGAAGTGGACCTCGACGGCGCTCCCCCACAAGGAGATCGCACGCGGTGGCGTCCTGGAGTTCGACATGGGCCCCGAGCCCTCGTCGTGGGGCACCGGCAAGAATGCCCAGCCGGCGTCGGTCACGCAGGACGACGAGGTGCCGTCGCCGCGCGGTGACGCCCTCAAGGGTGACGGCGCGCTCTTCGACAACTCGTCGAAGACGGAGGCCACTTCGGAGGCCGCCGTGGACCTTCCGGTCGGCAAGGAGACCAAGGCGGTGCAGTACACGCTGACGTCCGCCACCGACAAGGCGAAGGCGCCGCGCGGCTGGGTCCTCCAGGGCTCCGCCGACGGCGAGAAGTGGAAGGACCTCGACAAGCGGTCCGGCGAGTCCTTCGCCTGGGACAAGCAGACCCGGGTGTTCACCGTGGACGATCCGGGCGAGTACGAGCACTACCGGCTCGTCCTCGACGGCTCCGCGACGCTCGCGGAGGTGGAGCTGCTCTCCTGA
- a CDS encoding ATP-binding protein: MATEGDPRHVNDETPRERFYRRERQSVPAARAFVSAALADWGIGVRAYEITLCVSELATNALLHGVPAGRGFRLCLSHGSDVLRVEVHDSGDGWPRFVGEGDADESGRGLLLVAALADKWGVMERDPGKIVWCEFAQESSSTSASVAEPSRTSR, encoded by the coding sequence ATGGCCACGGAGGGTGACCCTCGTCACGTGAACGACGAAACTCCACGCGAACGCTTCTACCGGCGCGAACGCCAGTCCGTCCCCGCTGCCCGCGCCTTCGTGAGCGCCGCGCTCGCCGACTGGGGGATCGGCGTCCGGGCGTACGAAATCACGCTCTGCGTAAGCGAGTTGGCGACCAATGCCCTGCTCCACGGAGTGCCCGCCGGGCGGGGCTTCCGGCTGTGCCTGAGCCACGGCAGCGACGTACTCCGTGTCGAAGTGCACGACAGCGGCGACGGATGGCCCCGATTCGTCGGCGAAGGGGACGCCGACGAATCGGGGCGCGGCCTGCTGCTCGTGGCAGCCCTGGCCGACAAGTGGGGGGTCATGGAGCGCGACCCCGGCAAAATCGTCTGGTGCGAGTTCGCTCAGGAGAGCAGCTCCACCTCCGCGAGCGTCGCGGAGCCGTCGAGGACGAGCCGGTAG
- a CDS encoding Scr1 family TA system antitoxin-like transcriptional regulator translates to MNSSPKRRSRRNASAMRMVGALLAVHREAAGYTQRSLAERFLISEELIASIEQGRRPLKMDLAVQLDELLGTNRTLETAVDNMPEVDLVPRWAEEYLDCEREAIAISSYENQVLPGQVQTEAYARAVFRSRVPVFDEDEIEQFVATRIERQGILHRRVPPTTSFVVWEAVLQDRLGGQQVYVEQLRRLREYAELPRLALQILPFGRTTHAALDGPFVLLETPEHQRLAYTESQRGSQLIADPDEVAILTQKCAMLRTQALNSEETRDLLDRLLGEQ, encoded by the coding sequence ATGAACAGCAGCCCGAAGCGGCGGTCACGGAGAAACGCCTCGGCGATGCGGATGGTGGGCGCGCTGCTCGCCGTCCACCGCGAGGCGGCCGGGTACACACAGAGGTCGCTGGCCGAGCGGTTCCTCATCAGCGAGGAGCTGATCGCCTCCATCGAGCAGGGGCGGCGGCCGCTGAAGATGGATCTGGCGGTGCAGCTGGATGAACTCCTGGGCACCAATCGGACGTTGGAGACCGCCGTCGACAATATGCCGGAGGTGGATCTGGTTCCTCGGTGGGCGGAGGAGTATTTGGACTGCGAGCGGGAGGCGATCGCGATCTCGTCCTACGAGAATCAAGTGCTGCCTGGGCAGGTGCAGACCGAGGCGTACGCAAGGGCGGTCTTCCGCAGTCGCGTGCCGGTCTTCGACGAGGACGAGATCGAGCAGTTCGTGGCGACGCGGATCGAGCGCCAAGGAATCTTGCACCGCAGGGTTCCGCCGACCACCAGCTTCGTGGTCTGGGAGGCAGTACTGCAAGATCGACTCGGAGGCCAACAGGTCTACGTCGAGCAGCTGCGCCGCTTGCGCGAGTATGCCGAACTACCGCGCCTCGCCTTGCAGATCCTGCCGTTCGGACGCACCACCCACGCGGCCCTCGACGGCCCGTTCGTGCTGCTTGAGACCCCTGAACACCAGCGGCTTGCCTACACCGAGAGCCAACGCGGAAGCCAACTGATCGCTGATCCAGACGAGGTGGCGATCCTGACGCAGAAATGTGCGATGCTGCGGACGCAGGCCCTAAATTCCGAGGAAACCAGGGACCTGCTGGACCGTCTGCTAGGAGAGCAATGA
- a CDS encoding DUF397 domain-containing protein yields the protein MSGTALMWFKSTYSGSEGGNCLEVAYAWRKSSYSGDEGGQCLEIAAHPTAVHIRDSKTPDGAPHLTVAPDAWTAFLALPL from the coding sequence ATGAGCGGCACCGCGCTTATGTGGTTCAAGTCGACCTACAGCGGCAGCGAAGGCGGCAACTGCCTCGAAGTCGCCTACGCCTGGCGCAAGTCCAGTTACAGCGGCGATGAAGGCGGCCAGTGCCTCGAAATTGCCGCCCACCCCACCGCCGTACACATCCGCGACTCCAAAACCCCGGACGGCGCCCCGCATCTCACCGTGGCCCCGGATGCCTGGACCGCCTTCCTTGCCCTGCCCCTCTGA